CGCGTAGACCAGCCAGCCAAGCTGCATCAGCGTTCCGACGCCGGGCAGCGTCGCCCGCAGCGAACCGCCGCCCGCCAGATTCAGCCCACTGCCCATCCACCGGACACCCAGCCCGTACGTTCCCGTCGTCAGCACCTTATAGTCGCCGATGGTTGCGTATGTCGCCAAGCCCAAAATCGCCACCCACAGCGCCATGCTCTCCACGCGGACGCCGTCTTTGAGCAGGTACAGCACAGCGATGCCAAAGCTCACCAGACACACCCCATAGCTGATGGCAGCGATGCTGACGTGAATCGGGCGCCAGTAGCTCCGCAAAATCGGCTGGAGGGTCGTCACTTCGCTCCCCAGAAAGACGACCAGTGTCAGCGTCAGCGTCGCCAGCGGCATCGTTACCGCCCCAATAAAGCGATACTTGTCGCGCGTCGTGATAATAAGACTGGCCAAGACGGCGAAGCCCGTGAACGCCAATCCGATGTCGTAGAGGTTGTTGAGCGGGTAGGTATGCGAAATCTTCTCCATCAACGGCAGCGTATGCCAGACGGCCTGCATCGCCGGTTTGGTCTTTTCAAATTCGATGTACTCAATCCACCGCAGGCCCCAAGCAGCGAGATTCATCATGTAGCCAAAGGCCATCGTCCCGATGCCGATGTGTAGCAGGAGCGATTCGCGCCCCAGCATCCACATGACGTACGCAGCGGTTGCGCCCAAGTAAGCTAGCAACGCCAGAACGGTTAGATTGCCTTCTTTGAGGACGGTCGGAACTAGACCTGAAGCGCGCATCAAAACCAGCAGGGTCGCCGCTGCGATTGGGACAATAAACAGCAAGCTGCGCGACCAAGCCGATTTTGTTTCTGGCGACGAAGCTGTAGAGGGAAGGGAAGACTCTAAGTTGAGTGCGTCAGTGGACATAGCTCATCCTCAATGATGGGTGAAACCTGCAAGCGGGCGAGTGGTTGAGGGGTCACGCCCGAAGTGTCCGCCCGGCGACGGCGCGCCACAGAACGTGTGAAACTATACCGACTGCGTTTCAGCGCGACAACCCATCGTCGGCGCTTGCCTGGCGCAGCCGGAATCGTTCACGGGAATAGTTCGCAAAAAGACATGGCTTCTACGTAAGCGTTGAACGCGGCTTTGCGCAGCTTCGACGCGGTGCGATAGGCTTCGCTAACCTCAACCGAGACAGGAATGTCGGACAAGTCATGGCCATCTTTGTGACAGGCGGCGCGGGATTCATTGGCTCGGCTTTTATTCGGGCCTGGGTGAAGCGACACCCGGCCGAGACCATCATCAACTTCGACAAACTGACCTACGCTGGCAACCTCGATAACGTCGCCGAGGTCGCCGACCATCCGACGTACCGCTTTGTTCACGGCGACGTTTGCGACGCTGAGGCGCTGCGGGCCGCGATTCCCGATGGCTGCGACGCCATTGTTCACTTTGCGGCTGAGTCGCACGTTGATCGCAGCATTCTGAGCGCGCGTGAGTTCATCACGACAAACGTCTTAGGAACCCAAGTGCTGTTGGATGTCGCCCGTGAAAAAGGCGTCAAGCGCTTCCTACACATTTCGACCGACGAAGTTGGCGGGAGCATTCCCGACGGGCAGTTCTTCGCGGAAGACTCGCCGCTTGCGCCGAGCAGTCCGTACGCCGCAAGTAAAGCCGCCGCCGAACACTTGGTTCGTGCAGCGGCGCATACGTTTGGGTTGGATGTGGTCATCACCCGTACAAGCAACAACTACGGCCCTTACCAGTTCCCAGAAAAACTCATTCCGCTGGCGCTGACCAACGCGCTGGAGGATCGGCCGATTCCGGTGTATGGCGACGGGCGGCAGGTGCGCGACTGGATTCACGTGGACGACAACTGCGCCGCCTTGCAGATTGTGCTTGAGCAGGGTCAACGCGGCGCAACTTATCACATTGGCGGGCGGTCACCCCTTGAGAACCGGACGGTACTGACAATGCTGCTCGATTTGTTGGGCAAACCAACTTCCCTGCTGACCGAGGTAGCCGACCGCCCTGGCCACGACCAACGCTATGCAGTGGATTGTTCCAAGATTGAGCGTGAACTAGGTTGGCGTCCGCGGATACCGTTTATGGAGGGTTTGGCGCAAACCATTGCGTGGTATCGTGAACATAGCGATTGGGTGGCGCGGGCGCGCAGCGGCGAGTATCGGCGCTACTATGCTCGGATGTACGGTGGGCTGTAGATGCGTCCTGTTTTTTTCAGACATATGCAGGCATGCTTAGTACGGCCGTTCGGTAAGCCTTCCGTCGGCTGCCGAGTACCCCTTACCAGCCTCCGCGTAGAACCGCCGACGGTCGTGGTGGATGCTCCTGCTACATTTTCTCGGAAGTGGTCTGGAAGCCTGTGCCCCAGGCGGCTCGCCTGCTTAGGGTTTGCGGATGGTGAGCAACTCGCCGCGTCGAAATCGGTCAGAAACCCGCGGATTGAAGCCCCGAACCTGATACGGTAGGTGCTGCTGCGGCTGAACCGGAATCTCCACTTCCGCGCCCACTTCCACATCCGTCGTCTGTTGCTCGTTGCGAAAGGCGCGAAACTCAAACTCGATTTCCTGCACTGGCTGCGACGCCGTAAACGTGACGCTCTTGGCAATGTCCTTGACACGCACATCGGCAAAGCCGGTCTGCCCAAAAGGAATCGCCACGAACGTCACTTCGTAACTGCCTCGGTCACCGTCGTTTAGGTCTAGCCGGGCGATGACGCGCAGCCGCGCCAAGTTGCCGTATTCCGATGCAACGATTTCCGGCGGATCAAAGCGAAAGCTCTGAATGCTGACGCGCGGCGGGACTTTGACGACTCTGCCGACCGGCGACTGCGCGACCGCCGGCCGGATTAGCATGCTTCCCAACATTGCGCCGACGACCAACGCCCGAACGATGCATGACGGCTGCATAGAGCAATCTCCTAACACATTGAGGTTGACGCCTGACCAACGTCGGCGGCCACGGCCGCCGCCGCGATCTTGCCGGAAAGTAGGACAAGCGGAATGCCGCCGCCGGGATGCGTCCCGCCGCCGGCGAAATACAGTCCTCGTGCTTCGCGCGCCCGAATCGGCGGCCGCCAAAAGGCGTTGCGCAGGCTGTTGGACGAAAGCCCGTAAATCGCCCCGCGATGCGCGTTAAACCACGTCGCAAACCGCTTGGGTGTTAGTATGTCCTCAAAGACGATGTTCCGCGCCAAACCTTCCAGTCCGGCCGCCTCCAGCCGCGCCACAATCTGGTTGCGGTACGCTGGCGCGATGTCGTCCCAGTCGTAGGCGTTGCAAACCGCCGGCGCATTGACCATCACAAAGAGGTTTTCACTGCCGGGCGGCGCTTGCGTCGGATCGGTGCGACTCGTCGCGCAAACGTAAATCGTTGGGTCGGCGGGCGGCGTCAAGCGGTCAAAAATGTCGGCGAATTCAGCCGGGTAGTCGCTTGAAAAAAAGATGTTGTGGTGCGCCAGCGCGTCAAACTTCCGC
The window above is part of the Chloracidobacterium sp. genome. Proteins encoded here:
- the rfbB gene encoding dTDP-glucose 4,6-dehydratase encodes the protein MAIFVTGGAGFIGSAFIRAWVKRHPAETIINFDKLTYAGNLDNVAEVADHPTYRFVHGDVCDAEALRAAIPDGCDAIVHFAAESHVDRSILSAREFITTNVLGTQVLLDVAREKGVKRFLHISTDEVGGSIPDGQFFAEDSPLAPSSPYAASKAAAEHLVRAAAHTFGLDVVITRTSNNYGPYQFPEKLIPLALTNALEDRPIPVYGDGRQVRDWIHVDDNCAALQIVLEQGQRGATYHIGGRSPLENRTVLTMLLDLLGKPTSLLTEVADRPGHDQRYAVDCSKIERELGWRPRIPFMEGLAQTIAWYREHSDWVARARSGEYRRYYARMYGGL
- the ccsA gene encoding cytochrome c biogenesis protein CcsA, with product MSTDALNLESSLPSTASSPETKSAWSRSLLFIVPIAAATLLVLMRASGLVPTVLKEGNLTVLALLAYLGATAAYVMWMLGRESLLLHIGIGTMAFGYMMNLAAWGLRWIEYIEFEKTKPAMQAVWHTLPLMEKISHTYPLNNLYDIGLAFTGFAVLASLIITTRDKYRFIGAVTMPLATLTLTLVVFLGSEVTTLQPILRSYWRPIHVSIAAISYGVCLVSFGIAVLYLLKDGVRVESMALWVAILGLATYATIGDYKVLTTGTYGLGVRWMGSGLNLAGGGSLRATLPGVGTLMQLGWLVYAAAAIALAMYFFRHNESARRWGNRLMAAALIVQVLIFGAIFYRMKSPMDINAAINPNQHQAFGAWLAKRSDLDPATLAPQQLQAEGARWLNQNASALEINFSSNPVELSAILTLIACTAFVVLFAWRGRQMLEKLPSLDALDDLTYKTVSVAFPLLLMMLVTGAVWANESWGTYWSWDPKETWALVTWLAYAGYLHTRIVHGWKGRTSAYFAVLGFIFVLFTYLGVSFLLPGLHSYAGVD